From the Phycisphaerae bacterium genome, one window contains:
- the pilM gene encoding pilus assembly protein PilM translates to MLRDRSIVCIDFDERSLRIVDASHSRSSVRIRKAVYVPLGEGVNPRDPGSLGEFLKRALAEHRIRTRRAIVDVPRQDAVFNLISLPKGSLEEMTMMVHVQAGKELPFPKDQAVVDFALAGGEGAGGGGMCDVWLAAIRIAVVDRYRQVITGAGLKLERIGLRPYANLAALTPEQVAEGRTLMVDVGAAMTEINVIQQGRLVYSRAASVSIPPGGLSEKGGRPASEEAGASSDEGFARPAPMEALIIEVNRTVQAYRASDPGATIDRIVLAGTEGIDARVAARFEEQFGAPATIYEPPPGLRWRREKGVSAAPFSAAIGLAQGSISQEMQFFDFIHPKEPEAAQRVRRRKRPLVVVTAALFVAAAGVLAYNPIRERKAEIAALEARKKYENTDREARQQLEKLVKDVDGWQSQNLVWIDRLNALSEVFPSNKEAYITRLECSEKGEARIELATKNDKVGTRLIEALTAMRDKDKKLVWGGALPGRGNASTVSEYPFKDQVTVLIGQKPAPAKKK, encoded by the coding sequence ATGCTCCGTGACCGCAGTATCGTGTGCATAGACTTTGACGAGCGCTCGCTGCGCATCGTAGACGCGAGCCACTCGCGGTCCAGCGTGCGGATTCGCAAGGCGGTGTACGTTCCGCTGGGTGAAGGCGTGAACCCGCGCGATCCGGGGTCGTTGGGCGAGTTTCTCAAGCGGGCCCTGGCCGAGCATCGTATCCGCACGCGCCGGGCGATCGTGGATGTTCCGCGCCAGGATGCGGTGTTCAACCTGATCTCGCTGCCGAAGGGAAGCCTGGAAGAGATGACCATGATGGTCCACGTCCAGGCAGGCAAGGAGTTGCCGTTCCCGAAGGACCAGGCGGTGGTTGATTTCGCCCTGGCCGGGGGCGAGGGCGCGGGTGGCGGCGGGATGTGCGACGTCTGGCTGGCGGCGATCCGGATCGCGGTGGTGGACCGCTATCGGCAGGTCATCACCGGGGCCGGGCTCAAGCTCGAGCGCATCGGTCTTCGCCCTTATGCCAACCTTGCGGCCCTGACGCCCGAGCAGGTGGCCGAAGGGCGGACGCTGATGGTCGACGTCGGGGCGGCGATGACTGAGATCAACGTGATCCAGCAAGGGCGGCTGGTGTACTCCCGGGCGGCTTCGGTGTCGATTCCACCGGGCGGGCTGAGCGAGAAAGGGGGGCGGCCGGCGTCGGAAGAAGCCGGGGCATCGAGCGACGAGGGCTTTGCCCGACCGGCGCCGATGGAAGCCCTGATCATTGAGGTGAACCGGACGGTTCAGGCGTACCGGGCTTCCGACCCGGGGGCGACGATCGACCGGATCGTGCTGGCGGGAACCGAGGGCATCGACGCGCGCGTGGCGGCCCGGTTCGAGGAGCAATTCGGGGCCCCGGCCACGATCTATGAGCCTCCGCCCGGGCTCAGGTGGCGAAGGGAGAAGGGCGTGAGCGCAGCGCCCTTCAGTGCGGCGATCGGACTGGCTCAGGGAAGCATATCCCAGGAGATGCAGTTTTTTGATTTCATCCATCCCAAGGAGCCGGAAGCGGCGCAGCGTGTTCGCCGGCGGAAGAGACCTCTGGTCGTCGTGACCGCGGCCCTGTTTGTCGCCGCGGCGGGCGTGCTGGCCTACAACCCGATCAGGGAAAGAAAGGCGGAGATTGCGGCGCTGGAGGCCCGGAAGAAATACGAGAACACCGACCGAGAGGCGCGCCAGCAGCTGGAGAAACTGGTCAAGGACGTGGATGGCTGGCAGAGCCAGAATCTCGTCTGGATCGACCGGCTCAATGCTTTGTCCGAGGTCTTTCCATCCAACAAGGAAGCCTACATCACCCGGCTGGAGTGCAGCGAGAAAGGCGAGGCCAGGATCGAGCTGGCCACCAAGAACGACAAGGTCGGAACACGGCTGATCGAGGCGCTCACGGCGATGCGCGACAAGGACAAGAAGCTGGTCTGGGGTGGGGCACTGCCCGGCCGAGGCAACGCATCGACGGTATCGGAGTACCCGTTCAAGGACCAGGTGACGGTGTTGATCGGTCAGAAGCCTGCGCCGGCGAAGAAGAAGTGA